A genomic window from Halomonas sp. LR3S48 includes:
- a CDS encoding ATP-binding protein — translation MDAELSRRLNRLLDHMEHWLPPTPQEVDWTRDVAALWQRHALGGRLLPVPPRDALSLDDLLGIERQKLALVDNTRAFLQGLPANHALLWGSRGSGKSSLIRALLNSLAVEGLRLVQVDRHDLAGLPMLVEQLRGQPHRFVVYCDDLSFEGHDDAYKALKSVLDGALTGPPENVLLYATSNRRHLLPESLADNADTRLVGEELHHGDAVEEKISLADRFGLWLGFYPFNQDTYLEACCHWVTQLGSAKDWNTEARAEAIRYATLRGGRSGRGAWQFASQWVGQRRLRDRSRGQGSQ, via the coding sequence ATGGATGCCGAGCTGAGCCGACGCCTGAACCGCCTGCTGGACCACATGGAACACTGGCTGCCGCCCACCCCGCAGGAGGTCGACTGGACGCGTGACGTGGCCGCGCTGTGGCAGCGCCATGCGCTCGGTGGCCGGCTGCTGCCGGTGCCGCCCCGCGATGCCCTGTCGCTCGACGATCTGCTGGGCATCGAGCGCCAGAAACTGGCGCTGGTCGACAATACCCGTGCCTTCCTTCAAGGCCTGCCGGCCAACCATGCCCTGCTGTGGGGGTCACGGGGCAGCGGCAAGTCGTCGCTGATCCGTGCCCTGCTCAATAGTCTGGCGGTGGAGGGCTTGCGCCTGGTGCAGGTCGATCGTCACGACCTGGCCGGGCTGCCCATGCTGGTCGAGCAGCTGCGTGGGCAGCCGCATCGCTTCGTGGTCTACTGCGACGATCTTTCCTTCGAGGGTCACGACGATGCCTACAAGGCGCTCAAGAGCGTGCTCGATGGAGCATTGACCGGTCCACCGGAGAATGTACTGCTCTACGCCACCTCGAACCGCCGCCACCTGCTGCCGGAATCGTTGGCCGACAACGCCGACACCCGTCTGGTGGGGGAGGAGCTGCACCATGGCGATGCGGTGGAGGAGAAAATCTCGCTCGCCGACCGCTTCGGCCTATGGCTCGGCTTCTACCCCTTCAACCAGGACACCTACCTGGAGGCTTGCTGCCATTGGGTCACGCAACTGGGCAGCGCCAAGGATTGGAATACCGAGGCCCGCGCCGAGGCGATCCGCTATGCCACCCTGCGCGGTGGCCGCAGCGGCCGGGGCGCCTGGCAGTTCGCCAGTCAGTGGGTCGGCCAGCGGCGCTTGCGAGACCGTTCCCGTGGCCAGGGGAGTCAGTGA
- the fmt gene encoding methionyl-tRNA formyltransferase — MSRPLRVIFAGTPDFAAASLAALLQSQHRVVAVYTQPDRPAGRGRKLTASPVKSLALEHDLPVRQPETLKHAEVQAELAAFEADIMVVVAYGLILPQAVLDIPRLGCLNVHASLLPRWRGAAPIQRAIEAGDRESGVTIMQMDAGLDTGAMLLVRRTPITAATTGGELHDTLATLGGEAMVEVLDALSDEGLAATPQPQEGVTYAAKLSKAEAELDFTRPADELAAKVRAFNPWPVAWCTCGDARLRLLMAEASTRHADEPPALPGTLLVPDADALRIACGPQGDEVLRVTRAQLPGGKPLAARDLLNARDERLRAGHRLGHAAEESA; from the coding sequence ATGTCCCGACCCCTGCGCGTCATCTTCGCCGGCACTCCCGATTTTGCCGCTGCCAGCCTGGCCGCACTGCTACAGAGCCAGCACAGGGTGGTGGCCGTCTACACCCAGCCCGACCGCCCGGCCGGCCGCGGCCGCAAGCTGACCGCCAGCCCGGTCAAGTCGCTGGCGCTCGAGCATGACCTTCCCGTTCGCCAACCCGAGACCCTGAAGCACGCCGAAGTACAGGCCGAACTGGCTGCCTTCGAGGCGGATATCATGGTAGTGGTCGCCTACGGGCTGATCCTGCCCCAGGCAGTGCTCGACATCCCCCGGCTCGGCTGCCTCAACGTTCACGCCTCTCTGTTGCCGCGCTGGCGCGGCGCCGCGCCGATCCAGCGCGCCATCGAGGCCGGTGATCGCGAGAGCGGCGTGACCATCATGCAGATGGACGCCGGGCTCGATACCGGCGCCATGCTGCTCGTGCGCCGCACGCCCATCACTGCGGCTACCACCGGCGGCGAACTGCACGATACCCTGGCCACACTCGGTGGCGAGGCGATGGTCGAGGTACTGGACGCGCTATCCGATGAGGGCCTAGCGGCCACACCTCAGCCGCAGGAGGGCGTGACCTATGCGGCCAAACTGTCCAAGGCCGAGGCCGAACTCGATTTCACCCGCCCTGCCGACGAGCTTGCCGCCAAGGTGCGCGCTTTCAATCCCTGGCCGGTGGCCTGGTGCACCTGCGGCGATGCGCGGCTGCGGCTACTGATGGCCGAGGCGTCCACCCGCCACGCCGACGAGCCGCCGGCGCTGCCAGGCACTCTGCTTGTGCCCGATGCCGACGCCCTGCGCATCGCCTGCGGCCCGCAGGGCGACGAGGTATTGCGGGTCACCCGGGCCCAGCTACCGGGCGGCAAGCCGCTGGCGGCCCGCGACCTTCTCAATGCGCGTGACGAACGCCTGCGAGCCGGGCACCGGCTCGGCCATGCCGCCGAGGAGAGCGCCTGA
- the aroE gene encoding shikimate dehydrogenase, giving the protein MTDRYCVFGNPIAHSKSPMIHAAFAAQTGEAIEYTAIAAPLDDFAGAWRSFTAEGGRGANVTVPFKAEAFRLCDVLSERARRAGAVNTLLLGKNGRTYGDTTDGVGLVRDLQHQKVSLGGARILVLGAGGAVRGVLEPLLAAQPASLLVANRTAEKAEALAADFGDLGTISGGGFDAVAGPFDLVINGTSASLAGDLPPLPDDLFAAGATAYDMMYGAEPTVFLRWAAERGARTFDGLGMLVEQAAESFFQWRGKRPETDSVLETLRQSL; this is encoded by the coding sequence ATGACTGACCGCTACTGCGTTTTCGGCAATCCCATCGCGCATTCGAAGTCGCCGATGATCCACGCCGCCTTTGCCGCGCAAACCGGGGAGGCCATCGAATACACCGCGATCGCGGCGCCGCTGGACGACTTCGCCGGCGCCTGGCGTAGCTTCACCGCCGAAGGAGGGCGGGGGGCCAACGTCACCGTGCCGTTCAAGGCGGAAGCGTTCCGCCTGTGCGATGTCCTCAGTGAGCGGGCGCGGCGTGCCGGTGCGGTCAACACCCTGCTGCTGGGCAAGAACGGCCGCACCTATGGCGACACCACCGACGGGGTTGGGCTGGTACGCGATCTGCAGCACCAAAAGGTAAGCTTGGGCGGAGCCCGTATCCTGGTGCTGGGCGCCGGCGGGGCGGTACGTGGCGTGCTGGAGCCACTGCTGGCGGCACAGCCCGCGAGCCTGCTGGTGGCCAACCGCACCGCCGAAAAGGCCGAGGCGCTGGCCGCCGACTTCGGCGACCTCGGCACGATCAGCGGCGGCGGTTTCGACGCCGTGGCCGGCCCCTTCGACCTGGTGATCAACGGCACCAGCGCGAGCCTGGCCGGCGACCTGCCGCCGCTGCCCGACGACCTGTTCGCCGCGGGCGCCACCGCCTACGACATGATGTACGGCGCCGAACCTACCGTCTTCCTGCGCTGGGCCGCCGAGCGTGGCGCACGCACCTTCGATGGCCTGGGCATGCTGGTGGAGCAGGCCGCTGAGTCTTTCTTTCAATGGCGCGGCAAGCGCCCCGAGACCGACTCGGTGCTCGAGACGCTCAGGCAGTCGCTTTAA
- a CDS encoding PQQ-dependent sugar dehydrogenase, with amino-acid sequence MHRFSRVLLTIVALSVCHPVLAVDYRIETLAEGLEHPWSLAFLPGGGMLVTERVGRLRLIGADGRLREAPIDGVPEVFTGGQAGLFEVALAPDHGVSGWVYLSYACGTRAANTTCLDRARFDGRRLVARETLFRAEPDKQGRSHYGGRLTFLPDGTLVLGLGDGFDYREQAQNPGNHLGSLVRLNPDGSVPDDNPFVDDRVARAELYSIGHRNIQGVVFDETRSELLIHEHGPRGGDELNRILPGANYGWPLVTHGVDYTGARVTPFTELPGFEAPLLHWTPSIAPSGMTVYDGERFPEWRGDLFVAALAARQVRRLIREDGEIVGQEALFTELDERIRDVRSGPDGALYLLTDSAEGRVLRVVPAP; translated from the coding sequence ATGCATCGATTCAGTCGTGTCCTGCTGACCATCGTCGCCCTGTCGGTGTGTCACCCGGTGCTCGCCGTGGACTACCGGATCGAGACGCTGGCCGAGGGGCTCGAACATCCCTGGTCGCTGGCCTTCCTGCCCGGGGGCGGCATGCTAGTCACCGAGCGCGTCGGGAGGCTGCGCCTGATCGGTGCCGACGGCAGGCTGCGCGAAGCGCCCATCGATGGGGTGCCCGAGGTCTTTACCGGTGGCCAGGCGGGGCTGTTCGAGGTGGCGCTGGCGCCGGATCATGGCGTCAGTGGTTGGGTGTATCTGAGCTATGCCTGTGGCACACGTGCCGCCAACACGACCTGCCTGGATCGCGCCCGCTTCGACGGCCGGAGGCTGGTCGCACGAGAGACACTGTTTCGTGCCGAGCCGGACAAGCAGGGACGCTCCCACTACGGTGGCCGTCTGACCTTCCTGCCGGACGGTACCCTGGTACTGGGGCTGGGCGATGGCTTCGACTACCGCGAACAAGCCCAGAATCCGGGCAACCACCTGGGCAGCCTGGTCCGCTTGAACCCCGATGGATCGGTGCCCGACGACAATCCCTTCGTCGATGACCGTGTAGCACGAGCGGAGCTCTATAGCATCGGCCATCGCAATATCCAGGGGGTCGTCTTCGACGAGACGCGCAGTGAGCTGCTCATTCACGAGCATGGCCCGCGGGGCGGTGACGAGCTCAATCGTATCCTTCCCGGCGCCAACTATGGCTGGCCACTGGTCACGCATGGCGTCGACTATACTGGCGCGCGGGTCACGCCCTTCACCGAGCTGCCGGGGTTCGAGGCGCCCTTGCTGCACTGGACGCCTTCCATCGCTCCCTCGGGCATGACCGTGTATGACGGGGAGCGGTTTCCCGAGTGGCGCGGCGACCTGTTCGTCGCGGCGCTGGCCGCTCGCCAGGTGCGTCGCCTGATCCGCGAGGATGGCGAGATCGTGGGGCAGGAAGCGTTGTTCACGGAGCTCGACGAGAGGATCCGTGACGTCCGCAGCGGGCCGGATGGCGCCCTCTACCTGTTGACCGACAGCGCCGAGGGGCGGGTGTTGCGCGTGGTGCCGGCCCCCTAG
- a CDS encoding M48 family metallopeptidase, protein MRWIRCAAVATLALTITACTTSPTGRQQLTLMSDSQLNQMGQEAFEKYQQDLPPAGQAQQRYAQCVAEAIVAVLPEQERNQDWQIRVFEAEQANAFALPGGYMGVNTGLLDVATNQDQLASVIGHEIGHVLARHANERVSTQTSTQLALSVLSSAAGLQGPGGEQLMGALGLGAQYGVLLPFSRRHESEADVIGLRLMADAGFDPRASIALWENMGAQGGARPPEWMSTHPSHGQRMQGLQAEMGNALARYEQARQAGRQPNCPRP, encoded by the coding sequence ATGCGCTGGATTCGCTGTGCTGCCGTGGCCACACTGGCCCTGACCATTACCGCCTGTACCACTTCACCGACCGGACGCCAGCAGCTGACGCTGATGTCAGATTCGCAGCTCAACCAGATGGGTCAGGAGGCCTTCGAAAAGTACCAGCAGGACCTGCCCCCCGCCGGCCAGGCCCAGCAGCGTTACGCCCAATGCGTGGCCGAAGCCATCGTCGCCGTACTGCCGGAGCAGGAGCGCAACCAGGACTGGCAGATCCGCGTCTTCGAAGCTGAGCAAGCCAACGCCTTCGCCCTGCCCGGCGGCTACATGGGCGTCAATACCGGCCTGCTCGATGTCGCCACGAACCAGGACCAGCTCGCCTCGGTAATCGGCCACGAGATCGGCCACGTGCTGGCACGCCACGCCAACGAGCGCGTCTCGACCCAAACCTCGACCCAGCTCGCGCTGTCGGTGCTGTCGTCGGCCGCCGGTCTGCAGGGGCCGGGAGGAGAGCAGTTGATGGGGGCGCTTGGCCTCGGCGCCCAGTACGGGGTCCTGCTGCCGTTCTCGCGCCGCCACGAGAGCGAGGCCGACGTGATCGGCCTGCGCCTGATGGCCGACGCCGGCTTCGACCCACGGGCCAGCATCGCGCTGTGGGAGAACATGGGCGCCCAGGGCGGCGCGCGCCCGCCGGAGTGGATGTCCACCCACCCCAGCCACGGCCAGCGCATGCAGGGCCTGCAGGCCGAAATGGGCAACGCCCTGGCTCGCTACGAGCAAGCTCGCCAGGCTGGACGGCAGCCAAATTGCCCGCGCCCTTGA
- a CDS encoding L-threonylcarbamoyladenylate synthase: MTVAESLDAAVAVLRAGGVIAYPTEGVWGLGCDPDNDEAVAHLLRLKARDPAKGLILVAASIGQFAPWLEGLAPELHAPLVASWPGPNTWLVPHNGRTHALVRGAHDCVALRVSAHPGVAALCQAFGGPIVSTSANRANEPSAMSAAEVREIFGDELDAIVEGELGGLDRPSTIRDLRSGRVFRA, translated from the coding sequence ATGACCGTGGCCGAATCGCTCGATGCCGCCGTTGCCGTGCTGCGCGCCGGCGGTGTAATCGCTTACCCCACCGAGGGTGTATGGGGACTGGGCTGCGACCCCGACAATGACGAGGCCGTGGCCCATCTGCTACGGCTCAAGGCGCGCGATCCGGCCAAGGGGCTGATCCTGGTGGCGGCTTCCATCGGGCAGTTCGCGCCCTGGCTCGAGGGCCTGGCGCCGGAACTGCATGCTCCGCTGGTCGCCAGCTGGCCCGGGCCCAACACCTGGCTGGTGCCGCACAATGGCCGCACCCATGCGCTGGTGCGAGGTGCCCACGACTGCGTGGCGCTGCGGGTCAGTGCCCACCCCGGGGTGGCGGCCCTGTGCCAGGCCTTCGGCGGCCCGATCGTCTCGACCTCGGCTAACAGGGCCAATGAGCCCTCGGCCATGAGCGCCGCCGAGGTCCGCGAGATCTTCGGCGACGAGCTCGATGCCATCGTCGAGGGCGAGCTGGGCGGGCTCGACCGCCCCAGCACCATTCGCGACCTGCGCAGCGGCCGGGTATTTCGAGCCTGA
- the hemF gene encoding oxygen-dependent coproporphyrinogen oxidase, producing the protein MAHANLETVKSYLLDLQDRLCASLAAEDGGGFREESWQREAGGGGRSRVIENGRVFEKGGVNFSHVHGDQLPPSATAARPQLAGRGFHAVGVSWVLHPENPHVPTSHGNVRFFIAEKAGEAPVWWFGGGFDLTPYYPVHEDVLHWHRVARDACAPFGAEVYPRFKAWCDEYFYLKHREETRGVGGLFFDDFNEWNFDACFAFQRAVGDAFLDAYLPIVQRRRGTPWSERERDFQLYRRGRYVEFNLVWDRGTLFGLQSGGRTESILMSMPPLARWEYGWQPEPGSPEARLYEEYLHPRDWLGESAE; encoded by the coding sequence ATGGCGCATGCCAATCTCGAAACGGTGAAGAGCTACCTGCTCGACCTGCAGGACCGGCTCTGCGCCAGCCTCGCCGCAGAGGACGGCGGCGGCTTTCGCGAGGAGAGCTGGCAGCGCGAGGCCGGCGGAGGCGGCCGCTCGCGAGTGATCGAGAATGGCCGGGTGTTCGAGAAGGGCGGGGTCAATTTCTCCCATGTCCATGGCGACCAGTTGCCGCCTTCGGCCACGGCCGCCAGGCCGCAGCTCGCCGGGCGCGGCTTCCATGCGGTGGGGGTTTCCTGGGTGCTGCACCCCGAGAACCCCCACGTGCCCACCAGTCATGGCAACGTGCGCTTCTTCATCGCCGAGAAAGCGGGTGAGGCCCCGGTATGGTGGTTCGGCGGCGGCTTCGACCTGACGCCCTACTACCCGGTGCATGAAGACGTGCTGCACTGGCATCGGGTGGCCCGCGATGCCTGCGCTCCCTTTGGTGCCGAGGTCTATCCGCGCTTCAAGGCGTGGTGCGACGAGTATTTCTATCTCAAGCACCGCGAAGAGACTCGCGGCGTAGGCGGGCTGTTCTTCGACGATTTCAACGAGTGGAACTTCGACGCCTGCTTCGCCTTTCAGCGCGCCGTGGGCGACGCCTTCCTCGACGCCTATCTGCCCATCGTGCAGCGCCGCCGTGGCACGCCCTGGAGCGAGCGCGAACGCGACTTCCAGCTCTACCGCCGCGGGCGCTACGTGGAGTTCAACCTGGTGTGGGACCGCGGCACCCTGTTCGGCCTGCAGAGCGGCGGGCGTACCGAGTCGATCCTGATGTCGATGCCGCCGCTGGCTCGTTGGGAGTACGGCTGGCAGCCAGAGCCGGGCAGCCCGGAAGCGCGGCTGTACGAGGAGTATCTCCATCCACGCGACTGGTTGGGGGAAAGCGCTGAATAA
- the dprA gene encoding DNA-processing protein DprA, with protein MPSQRDWLALMRLPGMGASRLAEILSVAPDWPAGWLARLPNPAATALRLWLDHPSRSPLIQAVEADLAWLAAAPDRHLLHPGHPAWPALLEQIGDPPPVLWALGDLAALQPPRLAIVGSRRPTREGLTNAAAFGRELASRDWCVVSGLALGVDGAAQQAALEAGGRSVAVLGCGVDVIYPPRHAQLYRQLIDHGGLILSEHPPGTPARPAFFPRRNRIVTGLSLGVLVVEAAEKSGSLVSARLAMEQNREVFALPGSIHNPQARGCLRLIRQGAVLVRHVDDILEELTQWAASSPALARPQETGSQDAGSGDPLLRWLSDAPSPLDALVNLTGLAVPDCQRRLLELELEGRAAQAPGGWVRLPENA; from the coding sequence ATGCCGAGCCAGCGCGACTGGCTGGCACTGATGCGGTTGCCGGGAATGGGTGCTTCGCGACTGGCAGAGATCCTGTCCGTCGCCCCGGATTGGCCCGCCGGCTGGCTGGCTCGCTTGCCGAACCCGGCAGCTACGGCACTGCGGCTATGGCTCGACCATCCCTCCCGCAGCCCACTGATCCAGGCGGTAGAGGCCGACCTGGCCTGGCTCGCGGCTGCGCCTGACCGCCACCTGTTGCACCCGGGGCACCCCGCCTGGCCAGCGTTGCTGGAGCAGATCGGCGACCCGCCGCCGGTGCTTTGGGCCCTGGGTGATCTGGCCGCGCTGCAGCCGCCCCGACTGGCGATCGTCGGTTCGCGCCGGCCCACCCGCGAGGGCCTGACCAATGCCGCGGCCTTTGGCCGTGAGCTGGCCAGCCGCGACTGGTGCGTGGTGAGTGGCCTGGCACTGGGCGTCGATGGTGCCGCCCAGCAGGCCGCCCTGGAAGCCGGTGGACGCAGCGTGGCGGTACTGGGCTGCGGCGTCGATGTGATCTATCCGCCGCGCCATGCGCAGCTCTACCGGCAACTTATCGACCATGGCGGGCTGATCCTCTCCGAGCACCCTCCCGGCACGCCGGCGCGCCCGGCCTTCTTCCCAAGACGCAACCGTATCGTCACCGGCCTCTCGCTGGGCGTGCTGGTGGTGGAGGCCGCCGAGAAGAGCGGCTCGCTGGTCAGCGCCAGGCTCGCCATGGAGCAGAACCGCGAGGTCTTCGCGCTGCCCGGCTCGATCCACAACCCCCAGGCGCGCGGTTGCCTGCGGCTGATCCGCCAAGGGGCGGTGCTGGTGCGCCACGTCGACGACATCCTCGAGGAGCTGACCCAGTGGGCAGCGTCGAGCCCCGCGCTGGCCCGACCCCAGGAGACCGGCTCGCAGGATGCCGGTAGCGGCGATCCGTTGCTGCGCTGGCTCAGCGATGCGCCATCGCCGCTCGATGCCCTGGTGAACCTGACCGGCCTGGCCGTGCCCGACTGCCAGCGGCGCCTGCTGGAGCTCGAGCTCGAGGGGCGGGCCGCACAGGCGCCGGGCGGCTGGGTGCGCCTGCCTGAGAACGCCTAG
- the def gene encoding peptide deformylase, whose product MAKLTILEFPDERLRTRAAPVETVDDEVRRLVDDMLETMYDASGIGLAATQVDVHRRVIVMDVSDDRANPLVLINPEYTPIGDERELMSEGCLSIPEYYAEVPRALKVHLKALDREGKPYELEAEGLLAHCIQHEHDHLEGVLFVDYLSPLKRDRVLKKMQKRHKLLQTA is encoded by the coding sequence ATGGCCAAATTGACAATCCTCGAATTTCCCGACGAGCGGCTGCGCACCAGGGCCGCGCCGGTCGAGACGGTCGATGACGAGGTGCGCCGGCTGGTCGACGACATGCTCGAGACCATGTACGACGCCTCCGGCATTGGGCTTGCCGCCACCCAGGTGGATGTCCATCGGCGGGTGATCGTGATGGACGTCAGTGACGACAGGGCCAACCCGCTGGTGCTGATCAATCCCGAGTACACGCCGATCGGGGATGAGCGCGAGCTGATGTCCGAGGGCTGCCTGTCGATACCCGAGTACTACGCCGAGGTACCGCGGGCGCTCAAGGTTCACCTCAAGGCGCTGGACCGCGAAGGCAAGCCCTACGAGCTCGAGGCCGAGGGTCTGCTGGCCCACTGCATCCAGCACGAGCACGACCATCTCGAAGGCGTGCTGTTCGTCGATTACCTCTCGCCACTCAAGCGCGACCGCGTGCTGAAGAAGATGCAGAAGCGCCACAAGCTGCTGCAGACTGCCTGA
- a CDS encoding dodecin, producing MSDHVYKHIELTGSSEKSIEDAIQRALDKASQSLHGMRWFEVLDTRGHIENGRVGHWQVTLKVGFTLD from the coding sequence ATGAGCGACCATGTCTACAAGCATATCGAGCTGACCGGTTCTTCCGAGAAGAGCATCGAGGACGCCATCCAGCGCGCTCTCGACAAGGCCTCTCAATCTCTTCACGGCATGCGCTGGTTCGAGGTCTTGGACACCCGCGGACATATCGAGAACGGCCGTGTCGGCCACTGGCAGGTCACGCTCAAGGTGGGCTTCACCCTGGACTGA
- the rsmB gene encoding 16S rRNA (cytosine(967)-C(5))-methyltransferase RsmB gives MHRSTPSSRAGKNVQDGGQAVRASAARALVPVITGKGSLNELDDHQVVIRDRALFRAMCYGVCRALPRLEALSERLLKTPFKARDADIQALLLLGIYQLLYLRIPVHAAVGETAGAARQLGKEWATRVLNGCLRRLTRESAALQAEVDQDPAVALLHPRWLLKALRQAWPDDWRAVADANNQPGPMTLRINRRHGDREAYLAQLLESGIEARLCTHSPDGLTLKKPCDVQALPGFADGDVSVQDEAAQLAAELLGPALAPRPGGRVLDACCAPGGKTAHLLELFDIELLALDSDAVRLARVEETLERLGLSATLVHADATLRDWWDGTPFDAILLDAPCSGTGVIRRHPDIKRLRRPSDIPKLAELQARLLDNLWPLLRPGGTLLYATCSVLREENDQQVMAFLERTPDAEVTTPQEVSWGRTAGPGRQLLPQPDSHDGFFYARLKKRG, from the coding sequence ATGCATCGCTCCACTCCCTCTTCCCGCGCCGGCAAGAACGTCCAGGACGGTGGCCAGGCGGTACGTGCCAGCGCCGCCCGTGCCCTGGTGCCCGTGATCACCGGCAAGGGGTCGCTCAATGAGCTGGACGATCACCAGGTGGTGATACGCGACCGGGCGCTGTTCAGGGCCATGTGCTACGGCGTGTGTCGCGCGCTGCCGCGCCTGGAGGCGCTGTCCGAACGCCTGCTGAAGACCCCGTTCAAGGCCCGTGACGCCGACATCCAGGCACTGCTGCTGCTGGGCATCTATCAGTTGCTCTACCTGCGCATCCCGGTGCATGCCGCCGTAGGCGAGACCGCCGGCGCCGCACGCCAGTTGGGCAAGGAGTGGGCGACTCGCGTACTCAACGGCTGCCTGCGCCGCCTGACGCGGGAATCCGCGGCACTTCAGGCCGAGGTCGACCAGGACCCCGCGGTGGCGCTGCTACATCCCCGCTGGCTGCTCAAGGCGCTGCGCCAGGCCTGGCCCGACGACTGGCGCGCCGTCGCCGATGCCAATAACCAGCCCGGGCCGATGACCCTGCGCATCAATCGCCGCCACGGCGACCGCGAAGCCTACCTGGCCCAGCTGCTGGAGAGCGGTATCGAGGCACGGCTGTGCACGCACTCACCCGATGGCCTGACGCTGAAGAAACCCTGCGACGTTCAGGCGCTACCCGGTTTCGCCGATGGCGACGTCAGCGTGCAGGACGAGGCCGCCCAGCTCGCCGCCGAACTGCTCGGGCCGGCGCTGGCGCCACGCCCCGGTGGCCGTGTGCTGGATGCCTGCTGTGCCCCCGGCGGCAAGACGGCCCACCTGCTCGAACTGTTCGATATCGAACTGCTGGCACTCGACAGCGACGCCGTACGCCTGGCCCGGGTAGAGGAAACCCTGGAGCGACTCGGGCTCTCGGCCACGCTGGTGCATGCCGACGCCACTCTTCGTGACTGGTGGGACGGCACGCCCTTCGATGCCATCCTGCTCGACGCCCCTTGCTCGGGCACCGGCGTGATTCGTCGCCATCCCGACATCAAGCGTCTGCGGCGGCCTTCCGACATACCCAAGCTGGCCGAGCTTCAGGCGCGCCTGCTCGACAACCTTTGGCCGCTGCTGCGCCCGGGCGGGACGCTGCTCTACGCTACCTGCTCGGTGCTGCGCGAAGAAAACGACCAACAGGTCATGGCCTTCCTCGAACGTACCCCCGACGCCGAGGTCACTACGCCACAGGAGGTGAGCTGGGGCCGGACGGCCGGTCCGGGGCGCCAGCTTCTGCCACAGCCCGACAGTCATGACGGCTTCTTTTATGCCAGACTGAAGAAACGGGGTTGA
- a CDS encoding LysM peptidoglycan-binding domain-containing protein, with product MDEKATRGLSWARAWGAGLALLLTATLAQAQGLDWEQGLRSDAPDRYTVVRGDTLWHISGRFLRHPWQWPEVWQVNPQIRNPHLIYPGDVVYLYDCNGRPCLGLERGQGEVRLSPEVRRIPAREAIEPIPLDTVRHFLRDHRVIDDPETLDELAYVVAGNDRRIISGAGDRIYARGELQSGQRYGIYRVGDRYSDAATGETLGLELVSIGRARAERGEDGIAIMEVLSANQEVRNDDIVLPLEDRELDSEFVPRAPGHDVDGTILAVPGGVRFIGRLQVVALDRGRRDGLETGHVLEVEQQGERVVDPRTGESLRLPGTDAGLIMVFRPYERMSYGLVMQATRSLEVGDRIHNPRRGVGVARR from the coding sequence ATGGACGAGAAAGCAACGCGGGGGCTGAGTTGGGCGCGAGCTTGGGGGGCCGGGCTTGCCCTGCTGCTGACGGCAACGCTGGCCCAGGCCCAGGGGCTCGACTGGGAGCAGGGTCTGCGCAGCGATGCCCCGGATCGCTACACGGTAGTGCGTGGCGATACCCTCTGGCACATCTCGGGACGCTTCCTGCGTCACCCCTGGCAGTGGCCCGAGGTGTGGCAGGTCAACCCGCAGATTCGCAACCCCCACCTGATCTATCCCGGCGACGTGGTCTACCTCTACGACTGCAATGGCCGGCCATGCCTGGGGCTCGAGCGCGGCCAGGGCGAAGTGCGGCTCTCGCCCGAGGTGCGCCGCATCCCGGCACGCGAGGCGATCGAACCGATTCCCCTGGATACGGTACGGCATTTCCTGCGCGACCATCGCGTGATCGATGATCCCGAGACGCTGGACGAGCTGGCCTACGTGGTGGCCGGCAACGACCGGCGCATCATCAGTGGTGCCGGCGATCGCATCTATGCCCGCGGCGAGCTGCAGAGTGGGCAACGCTATGGCATCTACCGCGTGGGAGACCGCTACAGCGACGCTGCAACCGGCGAGACGCTGGGCCTGGAACTGGTCAGCATCGGGCGGGCCCGGGCCGAGCGTGGCGAAGACGGCATCGCGATCATGGAGGTCCTCTCCGCCAACCAGGAAGTGCGCAATGACGATATCGTGCTGCCGCTGGAGGATCGCGAACTGGACAGCGAGTTCGTGCCCCGGGCGCCGGGTCACGATGTCGACGGTACCATTCTCGCCGTGCCGGGTGGAGTGCGCTTCATCGGTCGGCTGCAGGTGGTAGCGCTGGACCGGGGGCGGCGGGACGGGCTCGAAACGGGCCATGTACTCGAAGTCGAGCAACAGGGCGAGCGCGTCGTCGACCCACGCACCGGCGAGTCGCTGCGCCTGCCCGGAACGGATGCCGGGCTGATCATGGTGTTTCGGCCCTACGAAAGGATGAGCTATGGCCTGGTGATGCAGGCGACCCGCTCCCTCGAAGTCGGTGACCGCATTCATAACCCCCGCCGCGGGGTGGGGGTGGCACGGCGGTGA